Proteins from a single region of Humidesulfovibrio mexicanus:
- a CDS encoding VOC family protein: MRFTGINHLAMATGDMDATIRYWRDLLGMRLVAGLGHPGSRHYFFEISAQDMIAFFEWPGVEPGPDKDHGAPVRGPFTFDHISFGLEDENALWELRDRLDAAGFWVSEVVDHGFIRSLYSFDPNNIAVEFSVPAPGVDLRAQPVMADSAPTPLARQGAEPVPGAWPEPVAPTRPEDRRAYPGEGLLLVGRDPAAEGRAGGGKGPRHV; this comes from the coding sequence ATGCGCTTCACCGGCATCAATCACCTGGCCATGGCCACCGGCGACATGGACGCCACCATCCGCTACTGGCGCGACCTGCTGGGGATGCGCCTGGTGGCCGGGTTGGGCCACCCCGGCTCGCGGCACTACTTTTTCGAGATCAGCGCCCAGGACATGATCGCCTTCTTCGAATGGCCCGGCGTGGAGCCAGGGCCGGACAAGGACCACGGCGCGCCCGTGCGCGGCCCCTTCACCTTCGACCACATCTCCTTCGGCCTGGAGGACGAAAACGCCCTGTGGGAGCTGCGCGACCGCCTGGACGCCGCCGGGTTCTGGGTGTCCGAGGTGGTGGACCACGGTTTCATCCGCTCGCTGTACTCCTTCGACCCCAACAACATTGCTGTGGAGTTCAGCGTGCCCGCGCCCGGCGTGGATCTGCGCGCGCAGCCCGTCATGGCCGACAGCGCGCCCACGCCCTTGGCCCGGCAGGGGGCCGAGCCCGTGCCCGGAGCGTGGCCCGAGCCCGTCGCACCCACCCGGCCGGAAGACCGCCGCGCCTATCCCGGCGAGGGGCTTCTGCTCGTGGGCCGCGACCCCGCCGCCGAGGGCAGGGCAGGCGGCGGCAAAGGCCCCAGGCATGTGTAG
- a CDS encoding DVU0772 family protein, translating into MASLHTYRDLEIDWSMTPWDAVTLYLEWGNNSWRADHQPVRSKADYSNYFVVYTWDSKPRAILVRRNSEEARELAEVELPDDLAREFMQSVGGLKGVYPPDQNVRHWLESQLRPQQ; encoded by the coding sequence ATGGCCAGCCTGCACACCTACCGCGACCTTGAGATCGACTGGAGCATGACTCCCTGGGATGCCGTGACCCTGTACCTGGAATGGGGCAACAACTCCTGGCGGGCGGACCACCAGCCCGTGCGGTCCAAGGCCGACTACAGCAACTACTTCGTGGTCTACACCTGGGACAGCAAGCCCAGGGCCATTCTGGTGCGGCGCAATTCCGAGGAAGCCAGGGAACTGGCCGAAGTGGAGCTGCCCGACGATCTGGCCCGGGAGTTCATGCAGTCGGTCGGCGGGCTTAAGGGCGTGTATCCGCCCGACCAGAACGTCCGCCACTGGCTGGAATCCCAGTTGCGCCCCCAACAGTAG
- a CDS encoding PocR ligand-binding domain-containing protein, which produces MTDILPAKEWAKLEQDIYDRYGVSAHAHNKDGAPFTGRELWGNRLCPALRKIPGAGTGICAVVNQAVRAEARQTGKSVITECDAGLMLIAVPVIVDGEFLGMLGGCGGLCDGAEPESFLVEKLTGMSEEQVAELASDMRRYSEEDAQAIARDIEERVAEAVRAYTAGH; this is translated from the coding sequence ATGACGGACATCTTGCCTGCGAAAGAGTGGGCAAAGCTCGAACAAGACATTTACGACCGTTATGGCGTGAGCGCGCACGCACACAACAAGGACGGCGCGCCCTTCACCGGACGCGAGCTGTGGGGCAACCGGCTCTGCCCGGCCCTGCGCAAGATTCCCGGCGCGGGCACGGGCATATGCGCCGTGGTGAACCAGGCCGTCCGCGCCGAGGCCCGGCAGACCGGCAAGAGCGTCATCACCGAGTGTGACGCCGGGTTGATGCTGATCGCCGTGCCGGTGATCGTCGATGGCGAATTTCTCGGAATGCTGGGCGGCTGCGGCGGCCTGTGCGACGGCGCCGAACCCGAGAGCTTCCTTGTGGAGAAGCTTACCGGCATGAGCGAAGAGCAGGTGGCGGAACTCGCCTCGGACATGCGCCGGTATTCCGAAGAGGATGCCCAGGCCATCGCCCGCGACATCGAGGAGCGCGTGGCCGAAGCGGTGCGCGCGTACACTGCCGGGCACTAG
- a CDS encoding FAD-dependent oxidoreductase: MGGNIVVIGGVALGPKAACRAKRLDPEARVVMVDRGARISYGGCGIPYFVSGDVSDVDELQSTSFHMLRDVAFFRDVKGVEARPRTEALSIDREAKTVRVRSLDTGVEKDLPYDRLVLATGSSPRILPIPGAELPGVRAVADLEAAMAIREGLSSGRVGSAVVVGAGFIGLEMAVALADMWGIETTVVEYAPTVLPTVLSPVLAAMAQRHMEEKGVAFRLGAQAARIEGEGKAERVVLRTAVGEETIAADLVIMAVGVAPNSELARAAGLDVSPRGGVVVDETLRTSDPDIFAGGDCAEIKNLVTGQDFFLPLGSLANRQGRVIGDNLCGGDSRFPGAAGAWCVKLFELSASGVGLTLDAARRAGLDAVAVQVSQFDRAHFYPDKDFMFLELVAERGTRRVLGVQGVCSLGDALVGRIGAVSALMPHRPTVTDLSLLELPYSPPFSSAMDIVNVLGNVGDNILSGRNESIDALAFAELFAERESGKAFFLDCREQPNAAPYLARYFGEWHNIPQGQLAGRLDEVPRDRTVVLVCNSGARSYEAFVTLAKAGFDRVVNVAGGMATVAKAGLAPEV; encoded by the coding sequence ATGGGCGGAAACATCGTGGTCATTGGCGGGGTGGCTCTGGGGCCGAAGGCGGCCTGCCGCGCCAAACGGCTCGATCCCGAGGCGCGCGTGGTCATGGTCGACCGCGGCGCACGCATCTCCTACGGAGGCTGCGGCATCCCCTATTTTGTGTCCGGCGATGTGAGCGACGTGGACGAATTGCAGTCCACATCCTTCCACATGCTGCGCGATGTGGCCTTTTTCCGCGACGTAAAGGGCGTGGAGGCCCGGCCGCGCACCGAGGCCCTTTCCATCGACCGCGAAGCCAAAACCGTGCGCGTGCGCAGCCTGGACACCGGGGTCGAGAAAGATCTGCCCTACGACAGGCTGGTGCTGGCCACGGGCAGCAGCCCGCGCATACTGCCCATTCCCGGCGCGGAACTGCCTGGCGTGCGGGCCGTGGCCGACCTGGAGGCCGCCATGGCCATCCGCGAGGGCCTCTCGTCCGGACGCGTGGGCAGCGCGGTTGTGGTGGGCGCGGGCTTCATCGGCCTGGAAATGGCCGTGGCCCTGGCCGACATGTGGGGCATTGAGACCACGGTGGTGGAATACGCGCCCACGGTGCTGCCCACGGTGCTCTCCCCCGTGCTTGCGGCCATGGCCCAGCGCCACATGGAGGAAAAGGGCGTGGCCTTCCGCCTGGGCGCGCAGGCGGCGCGCATTGAGGGCGAAGGCAAGGCCGAGCGCGTGGTGCTGCGGACCGCCGTGGGCGAGGAAACCATCGCAGCCGACCTGGTCATCATGGCCGTGGGCGTTGCCCCAAATTCGGAGCTGGCCCGCGCGGCCGGGCTCGACGTCTCGCCGCGCGGCGGCGTGGTGGTGGACGAGACCCTGCGCACCAGCGACCCGGACATCTTCGCCGGGGGCGACTGCGCGGAGATCAAGAACCTTGTCACCGGGCAGGACTTCTTTTTGCCGCTCGGCTCCCTGGCCAACAGGCAGGGCCGGGTGATCGGCGACAACCTCTGCGGGGGCGATTCACGCTTCCCCGGAGCGGCCGGGGCCTGGTGCGTCAAGCTCTTCGAGCTTTCGGCCTCCGGCGTGGGGCTTACCCTGGACGCCGCGCGCCGCGCCGGGCTCGACGCCGTGGCCGTGCAGGTGAGCCAATTCGACCGGGCGCACTTCTACCCGGACAAGGACTTCATGTTCCTTGAGCTTGTCGCCGAACGCGGCACCCGGCGCGTGCTGGGCGTGCAGGGCGTGTGCTCCCTGGGCGACGCCCTTGTGGGGCGCATCGGCGCGGTGAGCGCGCTTATGCCGCACCGGCCCACGGTGACAGACCTGTCGCTGCTGGAACTGCCCTACTCGCCTCCCTTCAGCTCGGCCATGGACATCGTCAACGTGCTGGGCAACGTGGGCGACAACATCCTCTCCGGCCGCAACGAAAGCATCGACGCCCTGGCCTTCGCGGAGCTCTTCGCCGAGCGGGAAAGCGGCAAGGCGTTCTTCCTGGACTGCCGTGAACAGCCCAACGCCGCGCCGTACCTGGCCAGGTATTTCGGCGAGTGGCACAACATCCCGCAGGGGCAGCTGGCGGGCAGGCTGGACGAGGTGCCGCGCGACCGCACGGTGGTGCTGGTGTGCAACTCCGGCGCGCGCTCCTACGAAGCCTTTGTCACCCTGGCCAAGGCCGGGTTCGACCGCGTGGTCAACGTGGCTGGCGGCATGGCCACAGTGGCCAAGGCCGGGCTCGCCCCGGAAGTGTAA
- a CDS encoding acyl-CoA thioesterase, translated as MPRIFSQDIVVAKTDIDVQGHVNNTRYVAWMQDVAVAHSAAQGWPMDRYVREGAGWVVRQHTITYRRPSFLDETVTACTWISSFSPRQSARRYLFWRAADRVVLAEAETQWVFIDLATGRPAKVPQTLREAFEIVEDEAEVKRMLEG; from the coding sequence GTGCCCAGAATCTTCTCGCAGGACATCGTCGTCGCCAAAACGGACATCGACGTGCAAGGCCATGTGAACAACACCCGCTACGTGGCCTGGATGCAGGACGTCGCCGTGGCCCACAGCGCGGCCCAGGGCTGGCCCATGGACCGTTACGTGCGGGAGGGCGCGGGCTGGGTGGTGCGCCAGCACACCATCACCTATCGCCGCCCCTCGTTTTTGGACGAAACCGTCACGGCCTGCACGTGGATCTCCAGCTTCTCGCCCCGGCAGAGCGCGCGGCGCTACCTGTTCTGGCGCGCGGCCGACCGCGTTGTGCTGGCCGAGGCCGAAACCCAGTGGGTGTTCATCGACCTCGCGACCGGCCGCCCGGCCAAGGTGCCGCAAACCCTGCGCGAGGCCTTCGAGATCGTGGAGGACGAGGCGGAAGTGAAGCGGATGCTGGAGGGGTAG
- the murI gene encoding glutamate racemase, whose amino-acid sequence MSSDSSASTASLPIGVFDSGVGGLTVLRALKNALPGEDFLYLGDTARLPYGTKSGATVARYALQTTKVLVDQGVKLLVIACNTASAVALPGLAQAYPHIPVVGVIEPGARACAAQAPHGRIAVIATRGTVRGAAYQTAILRLRPEATIATRPAQVFVALAEEGWTEGPEVEAVAARYLTPLMAEFPGGKPDCLVLGCTHFPVLAQAIRKTLPEGVCLVDSAETTAESVAAELTERGLRKPGARAGGSVRFFATDDPQRFAKVGEIFLGEPLAPEDVTLVDL is encoded by the coding sequence ATGAGTTCCGATTCCTCCGCCAGCACCGCCTCCCTGCCCATCGGGGTCTTCGACTCCGGCGTGGGCGGGCTCACGGTCTTGCGCGCCCTGAAAAACGCCCTGCCCGGCGAGGACTTCCTCTACCTGGGCGACACCGCCCGGCTGCCCTACGGCACCAAGAGCGGCGCAACCGTGGCCCGGTACGCCCTGCAGACCACAAAGGTCCTGGTGGACCAGGGCGTCAAGCTGCTCGTCATCGCCTGCAACACCGCCTCGGCCGTGGCCCTGCCCGGCTTGGCCCAGGCCTACCCGCACATCCCCGTGGTGGGCGTCATAGAGCCCGGCGCCCGCGCCTGCGCCGCACAGGCCCCGCACGGCCGCATCGCCGTCATCGCCACGCGCGGCACCGTGCGCGGCGCGGCCTACCAGACCGCCATCCTGCGCCTGCGGCCGGAGGCCACCATCGCCACCCGCCCGGCCCAGGTCTTCGTGGCCCTGGCCGAGGAAGGCTGGACCGAAGGCCCGGAGGTGGAAGCCGTGGCCGCGCGCTACCTCACCCCGCTCATGGCCGAATTCCCCGGCGGCAAGCCCGATTGCCTGGTGCTTGGCTGCACCCACTTTCCCGTGCTGGCCCAGGCCATCCGCAAAACCCTGCCCGAGGGCGTGTGCCTGGTGGACAGCGCCGAAACCACGGCCGAAAGCGTGGCCGCCGAATTGACGGAGCGGGGCCTGCGCAAGCCCGGCGCGCGCGCGGGCGGCAGCGTGCGCTTCTTCGCCACAGACGACCCCCAGCGCTTCGCCAAGGTGGGCGAAATCTTCCTGGGCGAGCCCCTGGCGCCGGAAGACGTGACCCTCGTGGACCTGTAG
- a CDS encoding type 1 glutamine amidotransferase, producing MLRLHSLRHARFETEAEIAAWAQERGHSLSHTDLWNGETPPHPDSFDFLIVMGGPMNIYEEDAHPWLAMEKRFLKSSIEAGKLVLGVCLGAQLLAEALGGAVTKNAHREIGWHTVSAGPDASKSRAFASLPQEYAAFHWHGDTFSIPPGAQWTARSEACAHQAFSARNDRVVALQFHLETNAQSMAELARNCADEITLDPVKWPYVQSAADMAARPERLASLRGLLFRLLDNMAAPV from the coding sequence ATGCTTCGCCTGCATAGCCTTCGCCATGCACGTTTTGAAACAGAAGCCGAAATAGCCGCCTGGGCGCAAGAACGCGGCCACAGCCTCAGCCATACGGACCTCTGGAACGGCGAAACCCCGCCGCATCCGGACAGCTTCGACTTCCTCATCGTCATGGGCGGCCCCATGAACATCTACGAGGAGGACGCCCACCCCTGGCTGGCCATGGAGAAGCGCTTCCTCAAAAGCAGCATCGAGGCCGGAAAGCTGGTACTGGGCGTGTGCCTGGGCGCACAGCTCCTGGCCGAGGCCCTGGGCGGCGCGGTGACGAAAAACGCGCACCGGGAAATCGGCTGGCACACGGTGAGCGCAGGGCCGGACGCTTCAAAAAGCCGTGCGTTCGCCTCGCTGCCGCAAGAATACGCGGCCTTCCACTGGCACGGCGACACCTTCTCCATCCCCCCCGGCGCACAGTGGACCGCCAGAAGCGAGGCCTGCGCCCACCAGGCCTTCAGCGCGCGCAACGACCGCGTGGTGGCCCTGCAGTTCCACCTGGAAACCAACGCCCAAAGCATGGCGGAACTTGCGCGCAACTGCGCCGACGAAATCACCCTGGACCCTGTGAAATGGCCCTATGTGCAGTCCGCAGCGGACATGGCCGCCCGGCCCGAGCGCCTGGCTTCCTTGCGCGGGCTGCTGTTCCGCCTGCTGGACAACATGGCCGCGCCGGTATAG
- a CDS encoding tetratricopeptide repeat protein, translated as MLAAFAALCLGCGGTQATGSDLDLRLAREAYASGYFLEAETAYERYLQADPHGRHRLEAWTRLVEICSGVKGDPDKAVSLLETATLEYGSRPKENWALLFRLGELYEVRGQRQKAIEAWGRCLDTADGDAEKIVHVQMRMAVANRAIGKSDLAVDLLTQSIAQAEDQEVRARARYELAQTYALSWNWAKAKEILQKVLSEETTPAETKVMSAFLLAEAYEVEHNLPKARELLLSIKDSYPNPEVIVMRLSGLGQHNESPSVAKLQPGDADMQNAGSANVKRRRVSAK; from the coding sequence ATGCTGGCGGCGTTCGCCGCTCTGTGCTTGGGCTGCGGGGGCACGCAGGCCACCGGCTCGGACCTGGACCTGCGCCTTGCGCGCGAGGCCTATGCCTCCGGCTATTTCCTGGAGGCCGAGACCGCCTACGAGCGCTATTTGCAAGCCGACCCGCACGGCCGTCACAGGCTGGAGGCCTGGACCCGGCTGGTGGAGATCTGCTCCGGGGTCAAGGGTGATCCGGACAAGGCGGTAAGCCTGCTGGAGACGGCGACCCTGGAGTACGGCTCGCGGCCCAAGGAAAATTGGGCGCTGCTGTTCCGCCTGGGCGAGCTGTACGAAGTGCGCGGCCAGCGGCAAAAAGCGATCGAGGCCTGGGGGCGGTGCCTGGATACGGCGGACGGCGACGCCGAAAAAATCGTGCACGTGCAGATGCGCATGGCCGTGGCCAACCGGGCCATCGGCAAAAGCGATCTCGCCGTGGACCTGCTGACCCAGAGCATCGCGCAGGCGGAGGACCAGGAGGTGCGGGCCCGCGCCCGCTACGAACTGGCGCAAACCTACGCGCTGTCCTGGAATTGGGCCAAGGCAAAAGAAATTCTGCAAAAGGTGCTCTCCGAGGAAACAACCCCGGCGGAAACCAAGGTCATGAGCGCATTCCTGCTGGCCGAGGCGTATGAGGTGGAGCACAACCTGCCCAAGGCCAGGGAACTGCTTCTGTCCATCAAGGACAGCTACCCCAATCCGGAAGTCATCGTCATGCGGCTGTCCGGGCTGGGACAGCACAACGAGAGCCCATCCGTGGCCAAGCTGCAACCCGGCGACGCCGACATGCAGAACGCCGGCAGCGCAAACGTGAAGCGCCGCCGCGTGAGCGCCAAATAG
- the gyrA gene encoding DNA gyrase subunit A codes for MQKSYLEYSLSVIVGRAIPDVRDGLKPVHRRILFAMHELGNAYNRAYKKSARVVGDVIGKYHPHGDSAVYDALVRLAQEFSMRDTLVDGQGNFGSIDGDAAAAMRYTEVRMAKLASEFLGDIDKNTVDFRPNYDNTLEEPVVLPAKVPNLLLNGSSGIAVGMATNIPPHNLGELIDGTLHVLENPNCSARELLPIIKGPDFPTGGQVYAGKGLVDAYTTGRGSIRMRGVVHVEEVKKGGKENVVITEIPYALNKSSLVEKIAALVNDKKIDGVSDLRDESDRKGIRIVLELKRGAIADIVINALYKFTPLETSFGINMMAVVGNRPRLLNLKQILAHFLEHRREVIIRRTRFDLDKSEARAHILEGLKIALDNIDEVVALIRASKTALDARSGLMERFSLTEVQAQAILDMRLQRLTNMEREKLLDELKELEKLITWLKSVLADENVLKGVIRDELNEMKQGYATPRKTQIMTEEAADIAIEDLIPDDECVITLSRRGYIKRTSLSHYQQQKRGGKGIAGVSTSDGDFVHTFLLTSNHQYLLLFTNQGRMYQLKTHQVPEAGRYAKGAHIANLVPLEKDENIATALTLREFAEDRQFLFVTRRGMVKRTSAALYANSRSTGIRAVSLKPEDELMMVCGVHGDAEILLITEQGTAIRFAVGEVRPTGRATEGVKGIALRGRDRVVAGVVTGDPEREQILTVSENGYGKRTPLDQYRAQSRSGMGIINMRVTDKTGKVVGAVMVAETDQMVILSSANKIVRFPVRQVSLNLGRATQGVKLINLDEGTVVAGFDLVQRQGLDPMDGLEAEGVEGVEDAPGAEE; via the coding sequence ATGCAGAAATCCTACCTGGAGTACTCGCTCTCGGTCATCGTGGGCCGCGCCATACCGGATGTGCGCGATGGCCTGAAACCCGTGCACCGGCGCATCCTGTTCGCCATGCACGAGCTCGGCAACGCCTACAACCGCGCCTACAAGAAGTCCGCCCGCGTGGTCGGCGACGTCATCGGCAAGTACCACCCGCACGGCGATTCCGCCGTGTACGACGCCCTGGTGCGCCTGGCCCAGGAATTCTCCATGCGCGACACGCTGGTGGACGGGCAGGGCAACTTCGGCTCCATCGACGGCGACGCCGCGGCGGCCATGCGTTACACCGAAGTGCGCATGGCCAAGCTGGCCAGCGAGTTCTTGGGCGACATCGACAAGAACACCGTGGACTTCCGCCCCAACTACGACAACACGCTCGAAGAACCCGTGGTGTTGCCGGCCAAGGTGCCCAACCTGCTCTTAAATGGCAGTTCGGGCATCGCGGTGGGCATGGCCACCAACATTCCCCCCCACAATCTGGGCGAACTCATCGACGGCACGCTCCACGTCCTGGAGAATCCCAACTGCTCCGCGCGCGAGCTGCTGCCCATCATCAAGGGGCCGGACTTCCCCACCGGGGGCCAGGTGTACGCGGGCAAGGGCCTTGTGGACGCCTACACCACCGGCCGCGGCAGCATCCGGATGCGCGGCGTGGTCCACGTGGAAGAGGTCAAAAAAGGCGGCAAGGAGAACGTGGTCATCACGGAAATTCCTTACGCCCTGAACAAGTCGAGCCTGGTGGAGAAGATCGCCGCCCTGGTCAACGACAAGAAGATCGACGGCGTATCCGACCTGCGCGACGAATCCGACCGCAAGGGCATCCGCATCGTGCTGGAGCTCAAGCGCGGAGCCATCGCCGACATCGTCATCAACGCCCTGTACAAGTTCACGCCACTTGAAACCAGCTTCGGCATCAACATGATGGCCGTGGTGGGCAACAGGCCCAGGCTGCTGAACCTCAAGCAGATTCTGGCCCACTTCCTGGAACACCGGCGCGAGGTCATCATCCGCCGCACCCGCTTCGACCTGGACAAGAGCGAGGCCCGGGCCCACATCCTGGAAGGCCTCAAAATCGCCTTGGACAACATCGACGAGGTGGTGGCCCTCATCCGCGCCAGCAAGACCGCACTGGACGCCAGAAGCGGCCTCATGGAGCGTTTCAGCCTTACGGAAGTGCAGGCCCAGGCCATTCTGGACATGCGCCTGCAGCGGCTCACCAACATGGAGCGCGAAAAGCTCCTGGACGAGCTCAAGGAGCTGGAGAAGCTCATCACCTGGCTCAAAAGCGTGCTGGCCGACGAAAACGTGCTCAAGGGCGTCATCCGCGACGAATTGAACGAGATGAAGCAGGGCTACGCCACACCGCGCAAGACGCAGATCATGACCGAAGAGGCCGCGGACATCGCCATCGAGGACCTCATTCCGGACGACGAGTGCGTCATCACCCTGTCGCGGCGGGGGTACATCAAGCGCACCAGCCTTTCGCACTACCAGCAGCAGAAGCGCGGCGGAAAGGGCATCGCCGGAGTGTCCACCAGCGACGGCGACTTCGTGCACACCTTCCTCTTGACCAGCAACCACCAGTATCTGCTGCTCTTCACCAACCAGGGCCGCATGTACCAGCTTAAAACCCACCAGGTGCCCGAGGCCGGTCGCTACGCCAAGGGCGCGCACATCGCCAACCTGGTGCCCCTGGAGAAGGACGAGAATATCGCCACGGCGCTGACCCTGCGCGAGTTCGCCGAGGACCGTCAGTTCCTCTTCGTCACGCGCCGGGGCATGGTCAAGCGCACCAGCGCGGCGCTGTACGCCAACAGCCGCTCCACAGGCATCCGCGCCGTCAGCCTCAAGCCAGAGGATGAATTGATGATGGTCTGCGGGGTGCATGGCGATGCGGAGATTCTGCTCATCACCGAGCAGGGCACCGCCATTCGTTTCGCGGTCGGCGAGGTCCGGCCCACAGGCCGCGCCACGGAAGGGGTCAAGGGCATCGCCCTGCGCGGTCGCGACCGTGTGGTGGCGGGCGTGGTCACCGGCGATCCCGAGCGCGAGCAGATCCTTACCGTGAGCGAGAACGGCTACGGCAAGCGCACCCCGCTGGACCAGTACCGCGCGCAGTCGCGTTCGGGCATGGGCATCATCAACATGCGCGTGACCGACAAGACCGGCAAGGTGGTGGGCGCGGTGATGGTGGCCGAGACCGACCAGATGGTCATTTTGTCCTCGGCCAACAAGATCGTGCGCTTCCCCGTGCGCCAGGTAAGCCTGAACCTGGGCCGCGCCACCCAGGGCGTGAAGCTCATCAATCTTGACGAGGGCACCGTGGTGGCCGGGTTCGACCTGGTGCAGCGCCAGGGCCTGGACCCCATGGACGGCCTGGAGGCCGAAGGCGTGGAGGGAGTGGAGGACGCTCCCGGCGCAGAGGAGTAA